A stretch of Aristophania vespae DNA encodes these proteins:
- a CDS encoding adenylate kinase — protein sequence MNIILLGPPGAGKGTQAKRLETEYGLKQISTGDMLRAEVAAASETGQKIKGLLDEGKLVPDEIIIAMIESRIEQPDCAKGFILDGFPRSTSQAVALDDMLQKKKISIDAVILIKVPTEELVQRISQRVGDDGTRRADDKPEVVRSRLEIYESQTKPILPYYEKDGRLKQVDGLQTISDVAHSIDTILNACNN from the coding sequence ATGAATATCATTCTTTTAGGGCCTCCAGGCGCCGGTAAAGGCACTCAAGCTAAAAGATTAGAAACAGAATATGGGCTGAAGCAGATCTCAACGGGTGATATGCTTCGTGCTGAAGTTGCTGCAGCTTCGGAAACTGGTCAAAAAATCAAAGGGCTTTTGGATGAGGGTAAATTAGTCCCTGACGAAATTATCATCGCCATGATTGAGAGCCGCATTGAACAGCCAGACTGTGCAAAAGGCTTCATATTAGATGGTTTCCCACGTTCAACGAGCCAGGCTGTTGCTTTAGACGATATGCTGCAAAAAAAGAAAATATCTATTGATGCAGTTATCCTTATTAAAGTGCCAACAGAAGAGCTTGTTCAGCGTATTTCTCAGCGTGTAGGGGATGATGGGACCCGTCGTGCGGATGATAAACCTGAGGTTGTACGGTCTCGTTTAGAAATATATGAGAGCCAGACAAAACCTATTCTTCCATATTATGAGAAGGATGGACGCTTAAAACAGGTTGACGGGCTGCAAACAATAAGCGATGTTGCACATTCTATAGATACGATTCTTAACGCGTGTAATAATTAA
- the rpsM gene encoding 30S ribosomal protein S13, translated as MARIAGVNIPTNKRVVISLRYVYGIGPSSAQAICSKLGIPDAKRVNELSDDEVVKIRELIDNEYRVEGDLRREVAMNIKRLMDLGCYRGLRHRRGLPVRGQRTHTNARTRKGKAVAIAGKKKVTR; from the coding sequence GTGGCACGTATTGCCGGCGTAAACATTCCGACCAACAAACGTGTGGTCATCAGTCTGCGCTATGTTTATGGCATTGGTCCGTCGAGCGCGCAGGCCATCTGCAGTAAGCTCGGGATTCCTGATGCTAAGCGCGTAAACGAACTTTCTGACGACGAGGTCGTCAAGATTCGTGAGCTTATTGATAATGAATATCGCGTAGAGGGTGACCTTCGCCGCGAAGTAGCTATGAACATTAAACGTTTAATGGATCTTGGCTGCTACCGCGGGTTGCGTCATCGTCGCGGGTTACCAGTGCGTGGTCAGAGAACACACACAAATGCCCGTACGCGTAAAGGTAAGGCTGTGGCAATCGCTGGTAAGAAAAAAGTCACACGCTAA
- the secY gene encoding preprotein translocase subunit SecY, translating into MASVAEQLAANLNFNAFSKATELKKRIWFTLGALIVYRLGTFIPVPGIDASVLGQIVSQNQGGILGMFDMFSGGALGRMTVFALNIMPYISASIIIQLLSTALPSMEALKKEGESGRKKLNQYTRYLTVIIAIVQAYGFAMGLSSLHTQNGLSAIVSPGFSFIFSYIVMLVTGTMFLMWLGEQITSRGIGNGISLIIFSGIVANLPHATASLFELGRTGALSPLFVAIFLVLALAVVAFIVFMEQAQRRVIIQYPKRQVGNRVYGGDSTHMPLKVNTAGVIPPIFASSVLLIPATLTGFLHNNTGWLGKIGQLFSQGHPLYMVFYALMIIFFSYFYAAVTFNPEETAENLRKQGGFVPGIRPGANTARYFDKILSRLTTIGAAYMVLVCLLPQILISRYNVPFYFGGTSLIIIVSVTIDTVTQVQSHLVAHQYQGLIRKQRGRGTGRVKERGK; encoded by the coding sequence ATGGCTTCCGTAGCAGAGCAGCTAGCCGCGAACCTTAATTTTAACGCTTTTTCTAAAGCGACAGAATTAAAAAAGCGTATTTGGTTTACTCTCGGGGCGTTAATTGTTTACCGCTTAGGGACGTTTATACCTGTGCCAGGGATTGATGCATCAGTTTTGGGACAAATAGTGTCTCAAAACCAGGGTGGTATTCTTGGTATGTTTGATATGTTCTCAGGTGGCGCCTTAGGTCGTATGACCGTGTTTGCCCTGAACATTATGCCTTATATTAGCGCGTCAATTATCATTCAGCTTTTATCAACAGCTCTTCCTTCCATGGAAGCTTTGAAAAAAGAAGGTGAAAGTGGACGCAAAAAGCTTAATCAGTATACGCGCTACCTGACTGTCATTATAGCGATTGTGCAGGCTTATGGGTTTGCTATGGGGTTGAGTAGCCTTCATACCCAAAATGGGCTTAGTGCTATTGTCTCTCCCGGTTTTAGCTTTATTTTTTCTTATATTGTCATGCTTGTTACTGGAACCATGTTTTTGATGTGGTTAGGTGAACAAATTACATCGCGTGGCATTGGGAACGGAATATCGCTGATTATTTTCTCAGGTATTGTTGCTAACTTACCTCACGCTACGGCAAGTTTGTTTGAGCTAGGACGCACAGGAGCTTTGTCTCCTTTGTTTGTCGCTATTTTCCTTGTTCTAGCGTTAGCCGTTGTTGCTTTTATCGTTTTCATGGAACAAGCACAGCGCCGTGTTATTATACAATATCCTAAAAGGCAGGTAGGTAACCGTGTTTATGGCGGCGATTCCACCCATATGCCTCTCAAGGTCAATACGGCCGGTGTTATTCCTCCAATCTTCGCTTCATCTGTTTTGCTTATTCCAGCGACTCTGACAGGTTTTTTGCATAACAACACGGGATGGCTAGGCAAAATTGGACAGCTATTTTCGCAGGGACATCCACTTTACATGGTGTTTTATGCCCTGATGATTATCTTCTTCTCCTATTTTTATGCAGCGGTTACTTTTAACCCAGAAGAAACAGCAGAGAATTTGCGGAAGCAAGGTGGTTTTGTTCCAGGGATTCGGCCTGGTGCGAATACAGCGCGCTATTTTGATAAAATCCTTTCCCGGCTTACCACAATTGGCGCGGCTTATATGGTTTTGGTATGTTTGCTACCGCAAATTCTTATCAGCCGATATAATGTGCCTTTCTATTTTGGTGGAACGAGTTTGATTATTATCGTTTCTGTTACGATAGACACTGTGACGCAGGTTCAGTCACATTTAGTGGCGCATCAATATCAGGGTCTTATACGCAAGCAGCGCGGTCGTGGTACTGGTAGAGTTAAAGAAAGAGGAAAGTAA